The region CTGTGGATGGCGCACGACAAACGGATTCGCCGTCAGCAGCGAGAACCCCTGATACATGATTCCCAGCGCGCGGCAGATATTCCTCACTTCCCTGTCCCAACCGCGATTCGCAAAGCAGCGGTTCTGAACCACCATCGGCTTGATCTTCGCCTTATCCGCCAGCATCGCGAGCTGGCGCGCATTCACATTGCTGATGCCGATCATCCCTGCCCGGCCGGATTCATAAATCTCCTCAAGGGCGCCCCACACTTCCCAGTCTTCCGCGCCCAGCGACGGATAGTTATACGGCCCGTGCAGCAAATAGGAATCGATCCGGTTCGTTTTCAAGTGCTCCAATGATGATTCGAAGGACTGGCTCACCTGAGTCTTGATCTCAGCATCGGGATCATAGGGCAAGCGGTTGTCCTGCCCGCCGGGCGGCGTGAACTTGGTCTGCAGGAATAACGAATCGCGCGCGTGCCCTTCCGCAGCCAGTGCCGCCAGGGCTTCGCCGGCGAGGGACTCCGAATAATGTTTCGCCTGATTGGCCGTATCGATGGCCCTGAAACCGGCATTCACGGCGGTGCGAACAAGCGCGG is a window of Terriglobia bacterium DNA encoding:
- a CDS encoding aldo/keto reductase; amino-acid sequence: MTMPSFIYGTAWKKEATTALVRTAVNAGFRAIDTANQAKHYSESLAGEALAALAAEGHARDSLFLQTKFTPPGGQDNRLPYDPDAEIKTQVSQSFESSLEHLKTNRIDSYLLHGPYNYPSLGAEDWEVWGALEEIYESGRAGMIGISNVNARQLAMLADKAKIKPMVVQNRCFANRGWDREVRNICRALGIMYQGFSLLTANPFVVRHPQVQAIARRAGAGAEQVIFKFAMQVGMVPLTGTTSLPHMKEDLKVYDFELTADEVEFVERVEG